The genomic region CTTTCTATGAATGGAATACATATACGAtctctatacatatactatacatataacgTATTCCTTGAATACATACGTTTCTCGCtatatgaaatgaataaaataaaatctgtaaaagGTCTTACATTCATATCATCTCTGTAGAGATATATTCATATCTTTGTCTAATATCATCAAATAGAATCTATTTCCAAGAATCTGCTGACCTGGATCCACTATCAGTTTTCAtgcaacattttttacatttagtACACCCCATGCTAGCCATTCCGCGCGGCGGGTACTTCGACGACGGatgcttcttctttttctgtgATTCAATCACTAGGTTTCGCGGTATCAAGATTTCATCCCACGGAATTTCAACGTCATCGTCTTTGCAAGCTTCTTCCGATGATACTTCTATTTCAATCGGTTTCTCTAGCACGAGGTCGTTCCATGGGATTTCTAACGTGGAGTCACAATTTTCGGGATCGGCAAGAGTGGACTGTACGgtttccataattattaaatctttccAAGGTAGAGCCATGGTTCCCATAGACTCTTCTTTCTCGAGCTCTGTTCCGTTGCCCTGGTCGCCACCATTTTCGTCGTGGCCATTAAGA from Augochlora pura isolate Apur16 chromosome 5, APUR_v2.2.1, whole genome shotgun sequence harbors:
- the LOC144469989 gene encoding uncharacterized protein LOC144469989 — encoded protein: MYMYTYVSKQKANNIDANCSTRMTEEKRKVKGCYCVRQKFQKQQQKKKEQCKRKRQTFVYNPEEEMYHEPYMRDLRKEFSDVSLLCDSKIELPWRDFALPAAGMKIRQELSASPLNGHDENGGDQGNGTELEKEESMGTMALPWKDLIIMETVQSTLADPENCDSTLEIPWNDLVLEKPIEIEVSSEEACKDDDVEIPWDEILIPRNLVIESQKKKKHPSSKYPPRGMASMGCTKCKKCCMKTDSGSRSADSWK